A portion of the Ralstonia nicotianae genome contains these proteins:
- a CDS encoding gluconokinase, producing the protein MQIHKVMVMGVAGCGKSTLAARLATALDAEWIEADDHTIDAGTALAAAPGNAVLACPALKRSDREQLRTAVPQLRIVYVDITLSDAIARGSARGRHLFAPSRVLSQFAILETPAGEPGVLQIPADQPVDTQVRQVLRWITEDTTRQDNDATQSEPV; encoded by the coding sequence ATGCAGATCCACAAGGTCATGGTGATGGGCGTTGCCGGCTGCGGAAAATCCACGCTGGCCGCACGCCTGGCCACCGCGCTGGATGCGGAATGGATTGAAGCCGACGACCACACGATCGATGCCGGCACCGCGCTGGCCGCAGCACCAGGCAACGCCGTACTCGCCTGCCCCGCCCTGAAGCGCAGCGACCGCGAGCAGTTGCGCACCGCCGTGCCGCAGCTTCGCATCGTGTACGTGGACATCACGCTCTCCGATGCGATCGCGCGGGGTTCCGCACGCGGGCGGCACCTGTTTGCACCGAGCCGGGTGCTGAGCCAGTTCGCCATTTTGGAAACGCCGGCCGGCGAGCCTGGCGTCCTTCAGATTCCGGCCGACCAGCCGGTCGACACACAGGTCCGGCAGGTGCTGCGCTGGATCACCGAAGACACCACGAGGCAGGACAATGACGCCACCCAATCTGAACCTGTTTGA
- a CDS encoding NAD(P) transhydrogenase subunit alpha, which yields MEVVSHTIVSLTTFVLAVYVGYHVVWNVTPALHTPLMAVTNAISAIVIVGAMLAAALTETVPGKVIGVLAVALAAVNVFGGFLVTRRMLEMFRKKDKKPAAANGGAK from the coding sequence ATGGAAGTGGTCTCGCACACCATTGTCAGTCTCACCACGTTCGTGCTGGCCGTGTATGTCGGCTACCACGTCGTCTGGAACGTCACGCCGGCCTTGCATACGCCGCTGATGGCGGTCACCAACGCGATCTCGGCCATCGTGATCGTCGGCGCGATGCTGGCCGCCGCGCTGACCGAGACAGTGCCGGGGAAAGTCATCGGCGTGCTGGCGGTGGCGCTCGCGGCCGTCAACGTCTTCGGGGGCTTCCTGGTCACGCGCCGGATGCTGGAGATGTTCAGGAAGAAGGACAAGAAGCCTGCGGCTGCGAACGGGGGTGCCAAGTGA
- a CDS encoding glucose 1-dehydrogenase: MTPPNLNLFDLSGRTALITGASSGIGFALAGGLARAGARVVLNARGPEKLAQAADSLRAQGADVHTAAFDVTQSTAVAEGIARVEAELGPIDILVNNAGMQRRAPLEQFATDQWHELMKTNVDSVFLVGQAVARYMIPRGRGKIINICSVQSELGRPGIAPYTASKGAVKMLTKGMAIDWGPHGLQVNGLGPGYFKTELTQALVANAEFTAWLVGRTPSRRWGDVEDLTGAAIFLASKASDFVNGHILYVDGGVTATL; the protein is encoded by the coding sequence ATGACGCCACCCAATCTGAACCTGTTTGACCTGAGCGGCCGCACGGCCCTGATCACCGGTGCCAGCAGCGGCATCGGGTTCGCACTGGCCGGAGGGTTGGCCCGTGCCGGCGCCCGTGTGGTCCTGAACGCCCGAGGGCCGGAAAAACTCGCGCAGGCCGCCGACAGCCTGCGCGCGCAGGGCGCCGACGTCCACACGGCCGCGTTCGATGTGACCCAAAGCACGGCGGTCGCTGAAGGCATCGCCCGGGTGGAAGCCGAGCTCGGCCCCATCGACATCCTGGTCAACAACGCCGGCATGCAGCGTCGCGCGCCGCTGGAGCAGTTCGCGACGGATCAATGGCACGAGCTGATGAAGACCAACGTCGACAGCGTCTTCCTGGTCGGACAGGCCGTGGCCCGCTACATGATCCCGCGTGGGCGCGGCAAGATCATCAACATCTGCTCGGTGCAGAGTGAACTCGGGCGCCCCGGGATCGCGCCTTACACGGCCAGCAAGGGCGCCGTGAAGATGCTCACGAAAGGCATGGCGATCGACTGGGGCCCGCACGGCCTCCAGGTCAACGGTCTGGGCCCGGGCTACTTCAAGACAGAGTTGACGCAGGCGCTGGTCGCCAACGCCGAGTTCACTGCGTGGCTCGTGGGCCGCACGCCGTCGCGCCGCTGGGGCGATGTCGAAGACCTCACCGGTGCGGCCATCTTCCTGGCAAGCAAGGCCTCCGACTTCGTCAACGGCCACATTCTCTATGTTGACGGCGGCGTGACCGCCACCCTGTAA
- a CDS encoding L-idonate 5-dehydrogenase: protein MDALVIHAANDLRIEDIDTPEVQPDQLRVQVRFGGICGSDLHYYNHGGFGTVRVKEPMVLGHEVAGRVEEIGPGVHRHAKGDRVAISPSRPCGQCHYCQQGLQNHCLDMRYYGSAMRTPHVQGAFRREIVIDESQAHRLADTLSDQEGAMAEPLSVALHAVRRAGPLLGKRVLVTGCGPIGALIVVAARRAGAAEIIVTDMGAYPLKAAVAVGADVTINVAEQPDGLKPYTTDKGQIDVLFEASGNERALRGAIDALRPRGIIVQVGLGGEMTLPLNAIVAKELELRGAFRFHEEFAMAVELLNKGLVDVKPLISATVPYRNAAHAFALAGDRTQAMKVLLDFQ from the coding sequence ATGGACGCTCTCGTCATTCACGCCGCCAACGACCTGCGCATCGAGGACATCGACACCCCCGAGGTGCAGCCCGATCAACTGCGCGTGCAGGTGCGCTTTGGCGGCATCTGCGGCTCCGACCTGCACTATTACAACCACGGCGGCTTCGGCACCGTGCGCGTCAAGGAACCGATGGTGCTGGGCCACGAGGTGGCGGGCCGCGTGGAAGAAATCGGGCCCGGCGTGCACCGGCATGCCAAGGGCGATCGGGTCGCCATCAGCCCGAGCCGGCCCTGCGGCCAGTGCCACTATTGCCAGCAAGGCCTGCAGAACCATTGCCTGGACATGCGCTACTACGGCAGTGCCATGCGCACGCCCCACGTGCAAGGCGCGTTCCGCCGAGAGATCGTCATCGACGAAAGCCAGGCGCATCGGCTTGCCGACACCCTCAGCGACCAGGAAGGGGCAATGGCTGAGCCGTTGTCCGTGGCGCTGCATGCCGTGCGCCGCGCCGGCCCGCTGCTGGGCAAGCGCGTGCTGGTGACCGGCTGCGGCCCCATCGGCGCATTGATCGTGGTGGCGGCGCGGCGCGCGGGGGCCGCCGAGATCATCGTCACGGACATGGGTGCCTATCCGCTGAAGGCCGCCGTCGCGGTGGGCGCCGACGTCACGATCAACGTCGCGGAACAGCCCGACGGGCTCAAGCCGTACACCACCGACAAGGGACAGATCGACGTGTTGTTCGAGGCCAGCGGCAACGAGCGCGCACTGCGCGGCGCCATCGATGCGCTGCGCCCGCGCGGCATCATCGTGCAGGTGGGGCTGGGCGGCGAGATGACGCTGCCCCTCAACGCCATCGTCGCCAAGGAACTCGAGCTGCGTGGCGCCTTCCGCTTTCACGAAGAGTTCGCCATGGCGGTCGAGCTGCTGAACAAGGGCCTGGTCGACGTCAAGCCGCTGATTTCCGCTACCGTGCCCTACCGCAATGCGGCCCATGCGTTTGCGCTTGCTGGCGACCGCACACAGGCGATGAAAGTCCTGCTGGATTTTCAATGA
- the pxpB gene encoding 5-oxoprolinase subunit PxpB, whose translation MITETESISLLGTTALLFDVPGEMNLLTQQRLWSLALEAEAWPEVREAVPGMNNLMLTFTRAPSALAQIETRLREAWRAATPLSREGRLVELPVVYGGALGPHMADVVNHTGLSVDEIVERHSAPDYHVFALGSHPGYCYLGGMDPRIATPRRKVPVLSIPGGAVSIGGAQTGVSASDGPSGWNTIGSSEMCFFDPDKNPPALLQPGDVLRFRVEKVIR comes from the coding sequence ATGATCACCGAGACGGAAAGTATCAGCCTGCTGGGCACAACGGCCTTGCTGTTCGATGTGCCGGGCGAGATGAATCTGCTCACCCAGCAGCGGCTGTGGTCGCTGGCGCTGGAGGCCGAGGCGTGGCCGGAGGTGCGCGAGGCCGTGCCCGGCATGAACAACCTGATGCTGACCTTTACGCGAGCGCCATCGGCGCTGGCGCAGATCGAGACGCGCCTGCGCGAGGCTTGGCGTGCCGCCACGCCGCTGTCGCGCGAGGGGCGGCTCGTCGAGTTGCCGGTCGTCTATGGCGGCGCACTCGGCCCGCACATGGCCGACGTCGTCAACCATACCGGCTTGTCGGTGGACGAGATCGTCGAGCGCCACAGCGCGCCGGACTATCACGTCTTCGCGCTGGGCAGTCACCCCGGCTACTGCTATCTCGGCGGGATGGACCCGCGCATTGCCACGCCGCGGCGCAAGGTGCCGGTGCTGAGCATTCCCGGCGGTGCCGTGTCGATCGGCGGGGCCCAGACGGGGGTGTCCGCCTCCGATGGCCCGAGCGGGTGGAACACGATCGGCAGTTCCGAGATGTGTTTCTTCGACCCCGACAAGAACCCGCCTGCCTTGCTGCAGCCGGGGGACGTCTTGCGCTTCCGTGTCGAGAAGGTGATCCGATGA
- a CDS encoding 2-hydroxyacid dehydrogenase produces the protein MRPSVLVTRATFPDIANRLREHFDVTDNPSDAILSPSELIARLQGKQGVMSTGSERIDAALLDACPQLKAVCNVGVGYNNIDVAACTARGVIVSNTPDVLTQTTADFGFALMLATARRITESERFVRRGEWQKTGIHDQMLGSDIYGATLGILGMGRIGQAIARRAALGFEMQVIYHNRSPLEAETEARAHARYVDKDTLLRESDHLILVLPYSPEAHHTIGAAELARMKPTATLTNIARGGIVDDAALAQALRQGTIAAAGLDVFEGEPRIHPDLLALDNIVLTPHIGSASVNTRRAMAALTVDNLIAALGYGPRAGQPPTPVNPQVLQQ, from the coding sequence ATGCGCCCTTCCGTCCTCGTCACCCGGGCGACGTTTCCCGACATTGCCAACCGCCTGCGCGAGCACTTTGACGTGACGGACAACCCGTCCGACGCGATCCTGAGCCCGTCGGAGCTGATCGCACGGCTGCAAGGCAAGCAGGGCGTGATGAGCACCGGCAGCGAGCGCATCGACGCGGCCCTGCTCGATGCATGCCCCCAACTCAAGGCCGTGTGCAATGTGGGCGTGGGCTACAACAACATCGACGTGGCCGCCTGCACGGCCCGCGGCGTGATCGTGAGCAACACGCCCGACGTGCTCACCCAGACCACCGCCGACTTCGGCTTTGCGCTGATGCTCGCCACCGCGCGGCGCATCACCGAATCCGAACGCTTCGTCCGGCGCGGCGAATGGCAGAAGACGGGGATCCACGACCAGATGCTCGGCAGCGACATCTACGGCGCCACGCTGGGCATCCTCGGCATGGGGCGGATCGGCCAAGCCATCGCCCGGCGTGCCGCGTTGGGGTTCGAGATGCAGGTCATCTACCACAACCGCTCGCCGCTCGAGGCCGAAACCGAAGCCAGGGCGCATGCCCGCTATGTCGACAAGGACACCCTGCTGCGGGAATCCGACCACCTCATCCTGGTGCTGCCCTATTCCCCCGAGGCCCATCACACGATCGGCGCCGCCGAACTGGCCAGGATGAAACCGACCGCCACGCTGACCAACATCGCTCGCGGCGGCATCGTCGACGACGCAGCGTTGGCACAGGCACTGCGCCAGGGCACGATCGCGGCGGCCGGGCTCGACGTCTTCGAGGGCGAACCGCGCATTCACCCCGACCTGCTGGCCCTCGACAATATCGTGCTGACGCCGCACATCGGCAGCGCGTCGGTCAACACGCGCCGCGCCATGGCCGCACTGACCGTCGACAACCTGATCGCCGCGCTCGGCTACGGGCCGCGGGCCGGCCAACCGCCGACGCCCGTGAATCCGCAGGTGCTGCAGCAATAG
- the nac gene encoding nitrogen assimilation transcriptional regulator NAC → MNFRRLRYFVKIVDVGSVTQAADLLHVAQPSLSQQMATLEGEVRQQLLLRTKQGVVPTEAGKVLYRHAQAILRQVDQAKLEMKAAGQGLSGAVSVGLAPGTAASALALPLLRAVRARHPGIVLYLNETYGSTLSELIMNGRMDMAVLYGGKTVVHGLSFLPLLREPLYVVGPSSMPAPPDEVPLAMLGEIDLYLARPYNVVRRLVDDAFGAIGMAPKVSAEIESAGTLKAIVADGLGATILPASMAKEVAMSCDAWQCRIVDPVIEAPLALCQSGHQPLSEPAQAIKEILLELVAGLSGNLLPCDVPEHHEVS, encoded by the coding sequence TTGAACTTCAGGCGATTGCGGTACTTCGTAAAGATTGTCGATGTCGGCAGCGTGACGCAGGCGGCCGATCTGCTGCACGTTGCGCAGCCATCGCTGAGCCAGCAGATGGCCACGCTCGAAGGCGAGGTGCGGCAGCAATTGCTGCTGCGCACCAAGCAGGGCGTGGTGCCGACCGAAGCGGGCAAGGTGCTGTACCGGCATGCCCAGGCGATCCTGCGCCAGGTTGATCAGGCAAAGCTCGAGATGAAGGCGGCCGGGCAGGGCCTGTCGGGCGCGGTGTCGGTCGGGCTGGCGCCGGGCACTGCCGCATCGGCGCTGGCGTTGCCGTTGCTGCGCGCGGTGCGTGCGCGGCACCCGGGGATCGTGCTGTATCTGAACGAGACCTACGGCAGCACGCTATCGGAACTGATCATGAACGGGCGCATGGACATGGCCGTGCTCTACGGCGGCAAGACGGTCGTGCATGGGCTTTCGTTCCTGCCGCTGCTGCGCGAGCCGCTCTATGTGGTCGGCCCGAGCAGCATGCCGGCGCCACCGGACGAGGTGCCGCTGGCCATGCTGGGCGAGATCGACCTGTACCTCGCGCGCCCATACAACGTGGTGCGCCGGCTCGTCGACGACGCGTTCGGTGCCATCGGCATGGCGCCGAAGGTGTCGGCGGAGATCGAATCGGCCGGCACGCTCAAGGCCATCGTGGCCGACGGCCTGGGCGCGACCATCCTGCCCGCATCGATGGCAAAGGAAGTGGCGATGTCCTGCGACGCCTGGCAGTGCCGCATCGTCGATCCGGTGATCGAGGCACCTCTGGCGTTGTGCCAGTCCGGGCATCAGCCGTTGTCCGAACCGGCCCAGGCCATCAAGGAAATCCTGCTCGAGCTGGTGGCCGGGCTGTCGGGAAATCTTCTGCCGTGCGACGTGCCGGAGCACCACGAGGTGTCATAA
- the accC gene encoding acetyl-CoA carboxylase biotin carboxylase subunit, producing MFDTVLIANRGEIALRIQRACRGLCLRTVAVYSEADRDAVYVRQADQALCIGPASPTSSYLNQAALLAAARVSGAQAIHPGYGFLSENAGFVARVTDAGLTFIGPSADCIRTMGDKVSAKRAMREAGVPCVPGPDTSLPEDPAEVLAIAHGIGFPVIVKAAGGGGGRGMRVVHEASALADALALTREEARRAFGNPEVYIEKFLTHPRHVEIQVLADRYGHAVWLGSRDCSLQRRHQKVIEEAPAPGIDASLIAEVGERCAAACRQIGYCGVGTFEFLYENGAFYFIEMNTRLQVEHPVTEMTSGIDIVQQQIRVARGEPLTLRQGDIACRGHALECRINAEHPDTFMPSPGVITGWQLPGGYGVRVDTHAGAGYRVPSHYDSMIAKLIVHGASREDALQRMRLALDELRVDGIATNLPLHREIVRDAEFETGGVDIHHLERWLRARAELRSQVA from the coding sequence ATGTTCGATACAGTGCTCATTGCCAATCGCGGCGAGATCGCCCTGAGAATCCAGCGCGCCTGCCGCGGGCTCTGCTTGCGCACGGTGGCCGTCTATTCGGAGGCCGATCGCGATGCCGTCTATGTGCGTCAGGCCGACCAGGCGCTCTGCATTGGTCCGGCATCGCCCACCAGCAGTTACCTGAACCAGGCGGCGCTGCTTGCGGCGGCGCGTGTCAGCGGTGCGCAGGCCATTCACCCCGGCTATGGATTCCTGTCGGAGAACGCCGGCTTTGTGGCGCGCGTGACCGATGCCGGGCTCACGTTCATCGGCCCCAGCGCCGACTGCATCCGCACGATGGGCGACAAGGTCAGTGCCAAGCGCGCCATGCGTGAAGCCGGTGTGCCGTGCGTGCCGGGGCCGGATACGTCGCTGCCCGAGGACCCGGCCGAGGTGCTGGCGATTGCGCACGGGATCGGCTTTCCCGTGATCGTCAAGGCGGCGGGCGGGGGAGGGGGGCGCGGCATGCGCGTGGTGCACGAAGCCTCGGCACTGGCGGATGCGCTGGCACTGACGCGCGAAGAGGCGCGCCGCGCGTTCGGCAACCCGGAGGTCTATATCGAGAAATTCCTGACCCACCCGCGCCACGTGGAAATCCAGGTCCTGGCCGACCGCTACGGCCATGCCGTGTGGCTGGGCAGCCGTGATTGCTCGCTGCAGCGTCGGCACCAGAAGGTCATCGAAGAGGCGCCGGCGCCAGGCATCGATGCCTCGCTGATCGCCGAGGTCGGAGAGCGCTGCGCTGCGGCATGCCGGCAGATCGGCTACTGCGGCGTGGGCACCTTCGAGTTTCTGTACGAGAACGGGGCGTTCTACTTCATCGAGATGAACACCCGCCTGCAGGTCGAGCACCCGGTGACCGAGATGACCTCGGGCATCGATATCGTCCAGCAGCAGATTCGTGTGGCACGCGGCGAGCCGCTCACGCTGCGGCAGGGCGATATCGCTTGCCGGGGCCATGCGCTGGAGTGCCGCATCAATGCCGAGCACCCGGACACGTTCATGCCCTCGCCCGGCGTCATTACCGGTTGGCAGTTGCCGGGCGGCTATGGCGTGCGCGTGGACACCCATGCCGGAGCCGGCTATCGCGTGCCGTCGCACTACGACTCGATGATCGCCAAGCTCATCGTGCATGGCGCAAGCCGGGAGGATGCGCTGCAGCGCATGCGCCTGGCGCTGGACGAACTGCGGGTGGACGGCATTGCCACCAACCTGCCGCTGCATCGCGAGATCGTCCGCGACGCGGAGTTTGAAACCGGTGGGGTCGATATCCATCACCTGGAACGCTGGCTGCGCGCACGCGCCGAGCTGCGTAGCCAAGTGGCATAA
- a CDS encoding RraA family protein produces the protein MSTYKAIRKVASAPQVDAALLAALRALPVAAISDNMHRNMGTGSLQPFHKPVATTMAGTAVTARSRGGDNLTYLRALEFCRPGDVLVIDAGGDLQNAVVGGILTYYAARIGVVGVVIDGAVRDVAELREREFPVYARGVTHRGPYKDGPGEINVPVSVGGMIVHPGDVVVGDQDGLLAIPPADVPLLIDKARAVLAAEAETMRAMQEDRWDRSFIDALEARCNN, from the coding sequence ATGAGCACCTACAAAGCCATCCGCAAAGTGGCCTCCGCCCCTCAGGTGGACGCCGCCCTGCTTGCCGCCCTGCGAGCACTTCCGGTTGCCGCCATCAGCGACAACATGCACCGCAACATGGGCACAGGCAGCCTGCAGCCCTTCCACAAACCGGTCGCGACCACCATGGCCGGCACGGCCGTGACGGCGCGTTCGCGCGGCGGCGACAACCTGACCTACCTGCGCGCGCTCGAGTTCTGCCGGCCCGGCGATGTGCTCGTGATCGATGCGGGCGGCGACCTGCAGAACGCCGTGGTCGGCGGCATCCTCACCTACTATGCCGCCCGCATCGGCGTGGTGGGTGTGGTGATCGACGGTGCCGTGCGCGATGTGGCCGAGTTGCGGGAGCGCGAGTTCCCGGTCTACGCGCGCGGCGTGACGCATCGCGGTCCGTACAAGGACGGCCCCGGCGAGATCAACGTACCGGTCTCGGTCGGCGGCATGATCGTGCACCCCGGCGACGTCGTGGTGGGCGACCAGGATGGCCTGCTTGCCATCCCGCCCGCGGATGTGCCGCTGCTGATCGACAAGGCGCGAGCCGTGCTCGCCGCCGAAGCCGAAACGATGCGCGCCATGCAGGAAGACCGCTGGGATCGCAGCTTCATCGATGCGCTGGAAGCCCGGTGCAATAACTGA
- a CDS encoding acetyl-CoA carboxylase biotin carboxyl carrier protein has protein sequence MDLSQIKQLIDAMTSSDLAEMSFSHQGWVLRLVRHPSAGQRGDDAARLPERVPPMPTLAHEQPAPPARPVSAAPQRRELLAPLFGVVHLQPAPGEAVFVQPGQAVQAGQTVCVIEAMKVFNAVVAESDGTVAAVLVESGAEVEAGQPLIQFA, from the coding sequence ATGGACCTCTCGCAGATCAAGCAGCTCATCGATGCCATGACGTCCTCGGACCTTGCCGAGATGAGCTTCAGCCATCAGGGGTGGGTCCTGAGACTCGTGCGGCATCCGTCGGCCGGGCAGCGTGGCGACGACGCGGCGCGCTTGCCGGAGCGTGTGCCGCCGATGCCAACGCTTGCGCATGAGCAGCCTGCGCCGCCGGCACGGCCGGTTTCCGCTGCGCCGCAGCGGCGCGAACTGCTGGCCCCGCTGTTCGGGGTCGTGCACCTGCAGCCGGCACCGGGCGAGGCGGTCTTCGTGCAGCCGGGCCAGGCCGTCCAGGCCGGCCAGACCGTGTGCGTGATCGAGGCGATGAAGGTCTTCAACGCGGTCGTTGCTGAAAGCGACGGCACCGTGGCGGCCGTGCTGGTCGAGTCCGGGGCGGAAGTCGAGGCCGGACAGCCGTTGATCCAATTTGCATGA
- a CDS encoding NAD(P) transhydrogenase subunit alpha gives MFIGIPLQTAEGETRVALTPETAKKLKAQGHVLRVQTGAGRRASIPDPAYEAVGCEMTDAAGALGADLVLTVRPPAPEALALMKPDAVLVGMLDPHDKESLSRLAAARLTGFALEAAPRTTRAQSMDVLSSQANIAGYKAVMMAADRYQRFFPMLMTAAGTVKAARVVILGVGVAGLQSIATAKRLGAVVEASDVRPSVKEQVESLGAKFIDVPYESAEEKDAAEGVGGYARPMPVSWLERQKAEVAKRVAQADVVISTALIPGRAAPVLITNDMVQAMKPGSLIIDIAAGKGADGVSGNCALTEAGKTVVKHGVNIVGETNLPGLVAADASALYARNVLEFLKLIVNKDGALAIDENDDIVAACLVTRGGAVLRT, from the coding sequence ATGTTCATTGGCATTCCGCTGCAAACCGCGGAGGGCGAGACGCGTGTCGCCCTCACGCCGGAGACGGCAAAGAAACTGAAGGCGCAAGGCCACGTGCTGCGCGTGCAGACCGGTGCGGGCAGGCGCGCATCGATTCCCGATCCGGCGTATGAAGCCGTCGGCTGTGAAATGACTGACGCGGCCGGTGCGCTCGGCGCCGATCTGGTGCTGACCGTGCGCCCGCCCGCGCCGGAAGCCCTCGCGCTGATGAAGCCCGATGCCGTACTGGTGGGCATGCTGGACCCGCATGACAAGGAAAGCCTCTCACGTCTGGCGGCGGCGCGCCTGACCGGCTTCGCACTTGAAGCCGCACCGCGCACCACGCGGGCACAGAGCATGGACGTGCTCTCTTCACAGGCGAACATCGCCGGCTACAAGGCCGTCATGATGGCCGCGGATCGTTATCAGCGGTTCTTCCCGATGCTGATGACGGCGGCGGGCACGGTCAAGGCCGCGCGCGTGGTGATCCTCGGCGTGGGGGTGGCCGGCCTGCAGTCGATCGCCACCGCCAAGCGCCTGGGCGCGGTTGTCGAAGCGTCGGACGTCCGCCCATCGGTCAAGGAACAGGTCGAGTCGTTGGGCGCGAAGTTCATCGACGTTCCCTACGAGAGTGCCGAAGAGAAAGACGCCGCCGAAGGCGTGGGCGGTTATGCGCGCCCCATGCCGGTGTCATGGCTGGAGCGCCAGAAGGCGGAAGTCGCCAAGCGCGTGGCCCAGGCCGACGTGGTGATCTCGACCGCGCTGATACCTGGCCGCGCCGCGCCCGTGCTCATTACCAACGACATGGTCCAGGCCATGAAGCCCGGCTCGCTGATCATCGACATCGCCGCAGGCAAAGGCGCGGATGGCGTGAGCGGCAACTGCGCGCTGACCGAAGCCGGAAAAACCGTCGTCAAGCATGGCGTGAACATCGTGGGCGAAACCAACCTGCCCGGTCTGGTGGCCGCCGACGCATCAGCCCTGTACGCGCGCAACGTGCTGGAGTTCCTGAAGCTGATCGTGAACAAGGACGGCGCGCTCGCCATCGATGAAAACGACGACATCGTCGCTGCCTGCCTCGTGACCCGGGGCGGCGCGGTACTGAGGACATGA
- a CDS encoding aspartate transaminase, with protein sequence MTTSRIAARVRRIKPSPSTSAADRANELRRQGKSIVNLVVGEPDFDTPQHIRQAAVQAIERGATRYTLMAGTVELRQAIVDKMARENDLQYAMNEIIATNGAKSAIYSALAITLEAADEVLIPAPYWVSYPDMVLACDGTPITLPCPEHDGFKLTPARLEAAITARTRWLILNSPSNPTGASYTLDEYRALADVLARHPQVLVMTDDIYEHIRFDTVRTPHLLNAAPELRDRTLVINGVSKTYAMTGWRLGWVAGPRDLIQALDTFLSQSAGNCCSISQAAAAAALNGDQRFVAESVAVYKQRRDTTLARLNAIPGLTCRSPDGAFYLYVNCAGLIGKKTPEGKTLDTDTDVVMYLLEREGVAIVAGTAYGLSPYFRMSIATALETLEEGCRRIERAVLALA encoded by the coding sequence GTGACCACGTCCCGCATTGCCGCCCGCGTCAGGCGCATCAAACCTTCGCCCAGCACGTCCGCCGCGGACCGCGCGAACGAACTGCGCCGTCAAGGCAAGTCCATCGTGAACCTCGTGGTCGGCGAACCCGACTTCGACACGCCGCAGCACATCCGCCAGGCCGCCGTGCAGGCCATCGAGCGCGGCGCGACGCGCTACACGCTGATGGCGGGCACGGTGGAACTGCGCCAGGCCATCGTCGACAAGATGGCGCGCGAGAACGACCTGCAATATGCGATGAACGAGATCATCGCCACCAACGGCGCCAAGAGCGCGATCTACAGCGCGCTGGCGATCACGCTCGAAGCCGCAGACGAGGTGCTGATCCCGGCGCCGTACTGGGTCTCCTACCCCGACATGGTGCTGGCATGCGACGGCACCCCCATCACGCTGCCCTGCCCCGAACACGACGGATTCAAGCTGACACCGGCCCGCCTGGAAGCGGCCATCACCGCGCGCACGCGGTGGCTCATTCTCAACTCGCCGAGCAACCCGACCGGCGCGAGCTATACGCTTGATGAGTACCGTGCGCTGGCCGATGTCCTGGCCCGGCACCCCCAAGTGCTGGTGATGACGGACGACATCTACGAGCACATCCGCTTCGATACGGTGCGCACGCCGCACCTTCTCAATGCGGCCCCTGAACTGCGCGACCGCACGCTGGTCATCAATGGCGTTTCCAAGACCTACGCCATGACAGGCTGGCGCCTGGGCTGGGTGGCCGGCCCGCGCGATCTGATCCAGGCGCTCGATACGTTCCTCTCGCAATCGGCGGGCAACTGCTGCTCGATCAGCCAGGCCGCCGCGGCCGCCGCGCTCAACGGTGACCAGCGCTTCGTGGCCGAGAGCGTCGCCGTCTACAAGCAACGCCGCGATACCACGCTGGCCCGCCTCAACGCGATCCCCGGACTCACCTGCCGCTCGCCGGACGGGGCGTTCTACCTCTACGTGAACTGCGCCGGCCTGATCGGCAAGAAGACGCCTGAAGGCAAGACGCTCGATACCGACACCGACGTCGTCATGTACCTGCTCGAGCGCGAAGGCGTGGCGATCGTCGCCGGCACGGCCTATGGCCTGTCGCCCTACTTCCGCATGTCGATCGCCACCGCGCTGGAAACGCTTGAAGAAGGCTGCCGACGCATCGAGCGCGCAGTCCTCGCCCTGGCCTGA